CACATGCGTACAGGTTAGAAGAATTTTACGTCGCAAGGATGAAATACGTCTCACACTCGTGGTATATCGTAAGAAAAAAGTATCCATGCCTGGTATGCAGCCTTACGTAGTAAGATCAAACATTTAACAGTCAAAGTCAGTAAAAATTTCCTAGCCAGCGACAGGTCGCCGATTTAAGTCACACTCGATCCATCATCTTTGCAGTACTTTGAAAGCTAACCAACTGGTGAACCTATAATAACCCTACTCTCGCATGAACCATTCTTCTTCAATTGTTTTAGTTTCAACTTGCATTAGATTTTATAGTTGGGTGTGGCAATGAAGTATTTATCTTTTTCTACCCACTAAAACTGCACCAAACGCCCTTCGACCACGTAAACTTTTGAGCTGGTTTTAAAAAACATCATTAATCTAATGCTAAATAAATCGTTTAATGAATTTGAATCAATTATTTCTGCCTATCGACGAGCTTTGGTATAGTATTTtattaaactagtcgataaagcccgcggaaaaatccacttaggcaggataaaaatgaaaaaagagcgttatttgaattttgatgacgtcagcaatctATCcacaaaaaaacatgatttcacgttgcctgatcaagaaaatgctgatcaaaaaatgtatatgatcatgtgcttttgatgaacgaataatgagatataagggtttaaaaattttgctgaggtcagaaatggcccgtcaaaatctaaaaaaaattttagaaatctGTATACCTGTTCCCTTTATCGCATAGATTcaaaaacactgatcaagaaaatgtatatgatcgtgtacttttgacaaacggttgcacaGATAATccgatttaaaagttttttgatgatgtaACCAACCCTTTTATTTCAAAACGGAatcggtgacccaggtttgggaaacttacccaaattgattccaggtggtccctagttacccacgcggcaaaaaatcattgacgtcaccaccttatttggcctcaaaatttaaagtgcaatgcaatggcttaacCAATCTTCTTAAACAAAATAACGTCGGTCTAAATGCATTGACGTCGCGCCGGAACGTTAGAAAATTTGAAAGTTGAGACATAATTTTTGCGGCTACATCGaaggaaaataaacatattcactttgcctgttacagacacacagacagacacactctccgtattattttatatatattggctcacagacagacagattaTTTAGACTAATCTTCGTACGTAGAAATTCAGGACAGGTCGCAGCAAAGTTGACAATAATACATCGCacttgatttttttaactttaattctGTGACTTAACATCACTCGGATTCGGCCGAAAGACAGCGCCTGCTATGATACAGATTAAGATAACTCTTAATTATTATTACCGTAAGCAGTTACCCCAAAAAAAAGAATTAGGAAAGCGGCAAAGGGATTATTACCTCGTCTAATCCCTTTGAACGTATAATCTTGACTAGGCGGAAATGCtggaatcaaaacaaaaatcaaatcaaaacagAAAAGCAGACGGTATTGTTGTATGCGTAGTGTTGTTGCTCCTAACAAAGTAAGGAATGGTAACAACTATAACCACAAACCAtgtttgtgtatatatatagcaATACCTATAAACAATCCttacagatttttttttgaacataGTGACAGTCCCATAATCAACATAAGGGCGGCTACAAGGACATCTGCTTTTTGTACGATTTTCATATTAGATCCTGACGCAAAGCACAAAAACTTGCTAAGGCAATTAGCTAGATCAGCTCCTAAAATTAAGCAGCCCCTATCACTCATCATATTGCTGTcaagaagtttaaaaattatctATGAGTTGCGATAGATTCACAGGAGTTGTTTCccttctttgtttttgtttaagattaatCCTACTCATGGCTAAACTGAGATCACAAgacttatattttattttagtttttaaagtatCGTGTTGACAGCAAAACTGAAGTTTGATTGAGCAAGGCACTTTGAAGCTTTCTTATATTCTCACTTACAAGCTTTTCCGTAAGTGAAAAAATGTAAACTTTCTGCATAGTATAATTTAAGGGAAAAAATATTGCACTCGTTTctcagtagaaaataaaatttagcatTTATATTTCGCTTAGATTAGACAATGGCAGTGGAAAAAAAACCTTATGATAAAGTATATATACACTAGATGTAGGTAGCTGAAAAAGTTAATAATTTACGGTAGGTATATGCAAACAAACAATTTTGTGGAAATTTAGAAGTTGAATAAAGGCACCATTAATTATGCAATTTGTGGTACGTGAAGTGTTGTTCGCTCATGGTTGTTTATTTCAAAACCTCAAGCTTATTTCCCTTTTCATTACTATTTCGTAAAATACATCGCTGAAATATACAAACTAACATGAAAACAATATAGCAATATGTTTTTTcgaaattttaataaacgttcTATGTATAACTACCCGGCAGCAAGATATtgctaatattatatatattgctGGCTAAATTGGTGTACAGCATCTCTCTATATTTTCCCGTATAGATCAATAAGTgattaagataaaaatatacTAGCAGGGAAGTGTAAAAAGAATAACACTTTAGCTGGTCAGAACATTTCTTAGTTATACCTTGCTGATAAAAGCTGGCTAACCTTTTAAGAACACATTTATAGCCTAAGTTTTATGAACCGCTAAGTTTCAGTCAAATATGTAGCTATGCATCTTACatatcacagtaaaaaaatgtaaccGTTTTAGAAGAATAAGAAAGAGATATTTGTAGCTATAGCTGGCTAGCCGACATTAAAGTTCCCACACCTTATATCAATAAATCTACCACTAATAATAGCCTCAAAATTGTTGTCTGAAAAATTAACACTATGTTGACAGGGTTGAGGATAAGTGCTGGTCGAATAAAATAAGTGATACACACATGAATTAATTATTATCTTGATATTGTTACCTTATATCTACAAGTTTTTGCAGTCATAAAAATGTCATAATGTGAATAAGACAAGCTAGGAGGCTCTTGGTAATGtagatgtttaaaaaaaaacaagaccaACTCTAACAGCTTTGACCATTTTAGGTTACTTTgtgattttgcaaaaaaaacctGACCAGCACTTTTTCTCATATAAGTTAGTCTTGCTCCACAAATACATATTTCGAATTAATGATATTTAATACGTTCTCCTTCAACTTTAATAGATACATAAAAACTAACGTCCTTTTCTTTGAACTAAGTCTGAACACTTGCGGGCGAACAACACGCTTTACTTCCTTATCGCTTCCACTGCATCAAAGTATTTGAAGTGTATAGCTATAGTGTTTGTAATGGTTAAGGCTTTGACAAAGGAATTTGTTCCAAGCGATATCTTGTTTAGTTTTGTTCGGTGTGCGTTTATGTATTCATGAATTAGAATAGTGCAAAGTCGCTTGCCACACATAGTGGAATCGGTGGTATCGTTCTTACAACATTACaggaaaacaaataccaaattGTGTTCTTTTTTTCTCATCTTTAAAAGTTGTATACGTTTTCCTCCAATATAGGCAATAACAATACCAGAGTGTAATTTTCTTTGCAGTCACCTATATTACCCGatacataattattttttctggtTGAAATGCTGCGAGATGCGGCGGATCCAGCGTATGAGAATGCGTATCAGATAGGTAAAATACAGCATACAGGTGGTCCGTCATTTTGTAGTACTAATGAACATAATGTAAGAGAACTTAATGACACTGTTTCGGCAGCATTTTGGCTGCCTTAATAATTTCTTTCAGAAAAGAAAGTATTGTCGGGGACAAAACTATGATAAAAGATGagtaattttcagaaaaaataaccaaaataaaaattcgTACTCTTCGTACTTAAATTGCATTATACGACTATACGACTAGCTGGATTCCCGTGCaagaatccactgaatgtcTCATTAAACTGATGTAAGGGatgccaaacaaaaacatacaacacagtaatttgaattttcaaaactcacatttcaaTCTCGACCtcgggctctttgtctcttttttaacaGGAtggtaaaaagagaaaaaaaaccctagaatcgaggttgctcacaatctgcattattctatgtttaaaaccgctgaaacaaaacgtctaaaatagaagcatgtgcaacaaaaaaaaattaaaataaaaatgtcaaacaaaatcaaaagtgtctaacaaccgttacgtaaaaagcgaaatacgctaaaacaatatacttgctttgtcattccagaagtacaccaggaaagaaaaggatgtcaaacattaaaaaaaaaatccgacAATTTCCTttaagtcatacaaaatcagctaGTCAGTATACGGCAACccttccaaagttatactcaaaatataagaaattaatagttgacaacagataaaaaagaaatataaaaacttgaatcatttgatatattgtatatctaccgaaGTATTTCagtccaaaatattaaaagaacaattTGCCTTACAGTAccaaacttataatcaagaaaGTCTAgattaaaatcaaagaagataataatgcagcgttttcgaatttaagaatcgaatatatttcaaacgatcgtaacgtaacagatgtaaacattgatttaagtttaggttttaggtttaggtttattataacgacatcaacactgaacCACACAGTTtgtagcgttaaaaacagtaacaacggaaaaattactttttacagtttatgtgAATTCTTCTCTAGGATATACACGTTGTTTTTATGAGAATACTGTGTTTTCGAGCCTCGATGTTATTAACTTTTTTGGCAAATGCTATTCTCATTATTCTCAACATGTTCTTAGCATGACTACggcctaaaaatatataataccttaataaaataaagcatgctgtaagttactatagctagctaatgacAATTTCTACTACATGTAACATGTTCGTTTGAtttgcaataaaaaaagtaaacttctaatcaattttgggcatcatacaaatgttcatatttaaaacaaactatcaagcttagacatattcttaggatattctgaacTTTTGATCCATTTTTCATAGTATAGTCTTACAAAATAAGTGCTTaaggaaaatattttaataattaaacttaatatttaaggaaaattttACCTCTGAAAGAAAGAATCGTCATACACCCAAATTCATTGAtctatcaaataatttaaacaacacACCTCCTTTTCGTTTTTTCAGTAGGTCGCTGGCTAGGGTTCTCTGaataaaagtccaatcagttttttacttcgattactaaatTTCGCTATATTGcaaagagaacgaattgaaTTTATacctacaattgtctgatgcaTTTCCAATCAATTCTTTTTGTGATGTTATGTCATCGTgcgtttttctttgtttgaaaaaatatttctgacaacaacataACTTCGTTCAACAACAATAGTTTGTTCTTTACATTTTAGAatcgaattacattcatattcgaatgcgatacaacctcggtcccagaacacaaaaacggacaataaagaaaaacataagcTTTAAGGTAACCTTACgatgagtaaacattggcatgctttgtttaaaataacgTTTTCAGGATTAATATGAAAAACATACAACCTTCTTCGCTTTGGTTTTGGTACTTAAATTACatgattaattaattaataacaTTAATTATACGATAATAATTTACGCTGGGACGTAATTAGATTTGATACAAAAAGTTAACATAAAATTATAATAACCGAAAACTCACGCCAAAAATTTAAATACTCTTGTTGACATTGTGTCACTTTAACTCCTGCAGAGTGGATTTATGAAAAGTGCTCCGCATGATTTAGAAAAAAGCTTAAATTTGGCTACCCAGAACCATCATCCTGAATCACAAGTGAAGTTTCGAAAAGCTGATTATTAGTTAACTGAAAGATCAGATTCAAATACGAAAGTCCATTCAGGCTTAAAGCTGTTGTGCAACTAACAATCCGTCATAAGCATAATAAGAAAATTGTAGGTGACCAAAATTGTTACTTACTAAGACATGGACTTGAGGTATTTTGACAGTCCTGTAAAATGGCGAAAAAACGTTGTCTCAACATTTTTGTGGAGGGTTGTAGGTCtcaaatttttttcagtttaaCTCGaaagcaaagttgatatcgtcattttcctttgatgttgccgaaattctctttgaagtcgccgaaaaattatgtccattttgATAAGGGGGTTATTTTGTTTGcatcacgtgatgaaaacgactcaatttgattgtttgaaataaatttaacggctaactttcaaaaaaaatgtatccTCTTGCCAccaaaaaaacccacaaaagagcaatcttaaaaaaagtaaaataagtggttcaaaaaagcatatttaaaaagaaagaagtcCAAGTGACTATTTATTTGACTATTTAAGCAATGTTGCAAAAGAACGTAACTTGTGAGCAGGTAGGTAATATTGTCGTTCTACTATCCACCTTTTCTGGAAGCCCTAGGAGTATGCATTATTCATATCTTGATGCCTGGCTTTGATTGCAAGAAAAGGTAAACCTGATTTGTTCTTGACTTTCAGCTGCAACCTTAAATGGCCCGAAATTGTTGAAAATTTATTGTTAGGTCAATATGCATGTGATAGACCTGATTTAGTTTCAAGAGTTTTTAAACTAAAGTTAGACACTTGAAGGATAATTTAAGGCATGGTGTTCTCGGCTTTCTCTTTGCCCATGTTGAAGtaattaagttttaaaaaagtggCCTTCCCCACGCACACATGCTTTTGCATTTGTCCCATGACTTCAAATTTCGAAATGCTGATTATATTGATTCTCTTATATCTGCAACAATTGCAGACGCAAACTTAGAACCAGAACTTCATTCTATCATAAAGTCCACTATGTTTCATGGTCCCTGTGGTCACCTTAATAATAACTCCCCATGTATGGCTGATGGTAAGTGCCCAAAAAATTTCCTAAACACTTTGGGGATGAGACTGTCATTAATGTTGACGGTTATCCACTTTATGCCAGACCTGACAATGCGAGAACGGTCACAATCAGAAGTACTGATTTGGATAACAGGTGGATTGTGCCCTACAATCCATACCTTAATGCTCACATTAATCTGGAAGGACGTGCTTCTATAAAAAGTGTGAAATACCTTTATACTTATAAAGGTATTTCACACTTTTTACATCTACAAAGGTTATGACACATCACATGTTGAAATTAATGAGCGCCTTGACCGTGATGAAGTAAAAACGTCCCTAGATGCCAGGTACGTATCTGCCCCTGAAGCTGCGCCTGTTTGTTTTTCCCATGCACTCACAAAGTCACAGCATTGTACGCCTTCCCTCACATCTCCCTAACAATTAACGTGTCTTTTTCAGAGATGGAGAGGAAGGGGATGCGGCACTAAGGGCTGAGGTTCAAAGCACTATGCTTACGTCTTGGTTTCTTTTGACTCAAAACCACGAATATGCCTGGCACGTTTTGGATACGGATATTCCgtaccattttgtttttattaaaaaggatAAAGTATCCAAGACAAAGAGGTTTCTCCGCATACTGTTATTGCATGTTCCTGTTGTCACTTCTTTCGACTATTCAAAAACTGTTGATGCAAACATTTGTCCAACTTTTAGAAAAGCCTGCATTGCACGTAATCTTCTAGATGATGATACCATGTGAAGTAATACAATGCAAGATGTTGTGAACATAGCTTCACCACACAAAATACGCCTAATgttttcctttattttaattCACAGGGAACCAAACAACCCTGCTGAGTTATGGCAGACCTATCGTCTCCCGATGATAGAATATGAGGAGAATTAATGAATCACAAGCTAAACAGGTTGCTCTTGCTGCAGTAGAGCAGACTTTTCAGCAGTTTGGTAAGCACCTTAATGATTTTGGGCTTCCATGTTACATGAAGACCTTGGAGGGGATATGCCCAATGTTAAAGAAATGAAGACGTGAAGCAGATAATATAAGGCCTCTTTTAAACCCAGAACAGCTCCTTGCTGCTGATACTGTCCTTGCCGCACTGCTCGATAATAATCAGCAAGCACCCGGGGTTTTTTTCTCGATTCTCCAGGAGGTACTGGCAAAACCTTTACTTACAACTACATTATTAAGGAGATCATTGCTAGAAACATGTCTGTTGCAATTTGTGTTTGGACTGGCATAGCAGCTACTTTACTACAAGATCGTAAGACTGTACATTCTTTATTTAAATTGCCAGTACCAGTTTGAGACAACAGTACATGTAATGTTAAATCTAATAGTAAACATGCTGATTTCCTTAGAATGCAACATGTTATTATCTTTGACGATGCCGGCATGATACCTAAACATGCATTTGAAGCTATCGATAACGACTCTGCTTTTTGAGGAAAAGTTATTCCTTTAGGTGGTATTTTCAGACAAACTTTTCCCATAGTAAAGCGTGCTCGACCAGCACAAGTAGTTGAGGTTTGTCTTAAAAGTTCTGTTATATGGCGCACTCTCCAGATCTTTCATCTCCGCACCAACAAGAGCGCAGGGCTACAAGAGGAAGCTTTTGCAAATTGGTTGCTTGAATTAGGCGATGGAAGGTTGCCTGTAAAGCGCGATGATACACTGCAACGCTGCATTGAAATGCCTCTTGAGTGTGTCCTTCAACGCAATGAGGACCACATTCAAGCTATTTTTGATGATGCTGCAGCAGCTGATTTTAGGCGTCGTGTTATTTTGACACCAACAAATGATGAAGCTCTAGAAATTAATGACCTCATTTTAGAAACACTTCCCGGGGAAATGCTAACTCATTTTTCCATTGATTCATTTGTTTTAGACAACCCTAAAGACATTGTATGTACCCTATGGAGTTTTTAAATAGCATTACGCCTTCTGGTATGCCGCCACACAGGTTGCATTTGAAACCTGGGTGTATTGTAATCCTCTTAAGAAATCTTAGCCTAAAAAATGGATTGTGAAATGGCACAAGATTAGTTGTTTGCCACATGTTCTTAATTGTGAAGTTCTTACTGGGATTGCTGCAAGTTGTCGCGTACTGATTCCACGCATTGCACTTGCTCCCAATGACACTAACTTGAAACTTCAAGTTAAACGTGTTCAGTTTCCATTACGTCTTTCGTACGCCTTgactataaacaaaaattaaggtCAAACGTTTGAAAAAAGTGGAACATATCTTCGCAGACCTTGCTTCAGCCATGGTCAACTTTATGTTGCATTTTCAAGAGCTCGCGCTCTTAGACATGTCAAAGTCAAGGTATGTAATACACAACAGCAAGGTTATGTACGAGATAGATGCTATactaaaaatgttgtttacccacaatttttgtaattttcaaaacataAATGTGATTTTTTCAGCAACACCCTGTTACCCGCACATGGGTCATGTTTTGTGCCTTGCGTATAAAATTTAATCCCGCTACACAATCTTTTAAGCTGATAGctcttcattaaaattttgaataacgCCTTCACTTTGAAATTAGAAACAAAAACTACTttgcttcaataaaaaattgtgtaccTTGTAGAGTGCCGACCTGTACACCATATTTATACtcatattttaattaaatttgctGTATTTTGAATTTGGTGTCAGGTTACTTAGATATTTCCTAAATATAGGCGTACCTTTTGCAGGTATGCATGACAGTCTCACCAGTGCCAAGTATTTTGTGGATACCAAAAAGGTTTCACACAGTGTTGCTACAAGGCGTCTATCTTATACACCATCCAACCCCCGAAATAGTTGTCTAGTCCGATGTTTTTTGTTTGGCTAATGTCTACTTTTCTTCTTCTCTCATAGGTGGGGTTCAAATTCCTATGACTTACCGTCTCGTGGTGTACCCTGTTACGTGAATCTTAACTACCCTCAATGAACAATCTACAAAGTATTTTTCCTCATTACCATGTAGTTAAAGTgcaaaaactaaaaacaaatgTTATTACTCAGAGTTGGTGGTGGAACTGCCCAAAGCTGCCACTTTACAATTTTTATCATTCTCTCTAATCATCCATCACCTACTGTGTGTAATATCTCTTTAGTAAAACTGTAATTTCTGTTTTGTGCTTATATGTTTTATTCATATTCTCACTAATCACTCTGCACACAATCTGTCtgtcacattaaaaaaattttttttggtgttttagATTAGAATAAAGTGTGAAGGAATAAGTTTTCGTTATGGACCGAAAAGAAGCCACCCAATGGTGACAGTAACCAGGAAGAGGAGAAAACTGAGGCAATGCAAGAGGAGCATGAAACTGAGTCAGAAAATGTGGAAGCTGCTGAACCTCGAGTAAACTTTCTTTAACCatgcaaaacgtttttttaatttctttttgaacattttctgacaaatttttgtattttaattgTTAGGACTTTTCATTTCAAGCGTTCTTACGGTTTTGAAGGGTTAACCGTGGACCGAGGTCCAGCGCTATATTTTTGGTGTGGCGGCGAAATGGTGGCCGGGACCGAGAAGACTTTGTCtggcgaaaaaaaataaagccgAAGAAAAGAGGGTTGAAATCGGCCAACCACACCTACCAGGATGGGAAGTGTGTAACTGTAATGAAGTATTAATAATTGGTACTTCATATTACATATCTATATATAACACCATTTGCACAAAACGACTTCCTTTTCTTGGTTTGGGTGTCGACATCACCCACCGTTTTGGTCAtgtgtttatttgttttgttctttttattaaaacctATTGTAAATACTCAGGGACGCACATTACACACTTAGGAGAGTAATGCTTAAGTTTAAAGCCGGCGACAATGAGGTTTAAGTTTATCCAGAGAATTTATCTTTGGATAACCTTTTGGCAAAACTGATACCCCTGTGCATCACAGCTAATACGGACAACAACAAATGTCCGGGGGACCAGCAGGCCTTAACTCAGCAAGGACTTTCATTTTTAGTATCAACTACACtcttatttaatgttttttttattcctgTAGGTACACCATTCATACATCCTTCCTTTCATCTTTAACGCCCCATACATTAACAAAGCATTGCAAAAGGTAACACTTTATATATTATTGTGGgtttatttttatgcacaaTACTTAAATATTGACCCCGGCGTTTTGACAAACTTGTCCAAATTGAGTctaacttggcacacttatagtacgtcatgaaAGGGACAAAACGGTAGCAATAAATTTTCGCTTATGTCAACACTTTTACTGTGAGGTCATTGGAAGTTCGAAATTTGTTTAATATAATATCTGctcaaaattcaattacttacattctgtttaaagtttccgacatccaaataaaagttattaagCATATTTTTcggttattatataaaaaatataaaggccaaaaattgcctgaaaatccgtttttttccaattttgcgTAAAATCTAACAAAATAGGTACTCAGATTAATAGCATGACTAAAATTGTCATGCTATTAATCTAAAAAAGTGTCATGTCCTAAA
Above is a window of Hydractinia symbiolongicarpus strain clone_291-10 chromosome 3, HSymV2.1, whole genome shotgun sequence DNA encoding:
- the LOC130636965 gene encoding uncharacterized protein LOC130636965 is translated as MRRINESQAKQVALAAVEQTFQQFGGTGKTFTYNYIIKEIIARNMSVAICVWTGIAATLLQDRGIFRQTFPIVKRARPAQVVEVCLKSSVIWRTLQIFHLRTNKSAGLQEEAFANWLLELGDGRLPVKRDDTLQRCIEMPLECVLQRNEDHIQAIFDDAAAADFRRRVILTPTNDEALEINDLILETLPGEMLTHFSIDSFVLDNPKDIPKKWIVKWHKISCLPHVLNCEVLTGIAASCRVLIPRIALAPNDTNLKLQVKRVQFPLRLSYALTINKN